A single Paenibacillus kribbensis DNA region contains:
- a CDS encoding O-antigen ligase family protein, translated as MSRLADQQISIWLGNRRGIGMIGVGLLACMLPLAIGFVSAKLNPTTSQQGAILLALVFPAFLLAIFQSRLLIPYTLLVWAVGPEIRRIADWLEGTYHSVSLLSLAPLLVSSMLIIPVLRGIHEAEKPLTRIAVFFGIELGYGSVVGLFKNGIVFAYDLANYVIPLLLLPYLAIKPMKAKELDRLLYSYANIAVLVAIYGIIQYLTVPPWDAFWMNHVEMNSIGLPEPLQIRVFSSMNSPGPCAIFLAMALVPMLMEKRWRGTLGWIGILLTVVCLLITLVRSAWLIAFVMLLAYILSSSSKGKWKTLFQLAIVGLLLYMIVPKLPGAEGLVARMQTLTDIQQDHSYNERLDLLNTMIPAVVGNPVGQGIGSVGIGTKLDNGGDLGELGIMDNGYIAIFLTFGIFGAFFFFGGLFVIIKRLLVRIAERDSTQPYIRLALATWAGAVASLISDNGFPGMRGYLIWMMIGIGLWAKDVIAERR; from the coding sequence ATGAGTCGGTTGGCAGATCAGCAGATTTCCATTTGGTTGGGAAATCGGCGTGGAATCGGCATGATCGGCGTGGGGTTGCTGGCTTGCATGCTGCCACTCGCCATTGGATTTGTCAGCGCCAAGCTGAATCCCACCACGAGCCAACAGGGAGCCATATTGCTAGCGCTCGTTTTTCCGGCCTTCCTGCTGGCGATTTTTCAATCGCGGCTGCTGATTCCCTACACATTGCTGGTGTGGGCAGTGGGCCCGGAAATCCGTCGTATTGCAGACTGGCTGGAAGGGACGTATCACTCGGTTTCCTTGTTGAGCTTGGCACCACTGCTGGTGAGCAGCATGTTGATTATTCCCGTGCTGCGAGGCATTCATGAGGCGGAAAAACCTCTGACCCGGATTGCTGTGTTCTTTGGCATAGAATTGGGCTACGGAAGTGTCGTCGGGTTGTTCAAAAATGGCATTGTTTTTGCTTATGATTTAGCCAACTATGTCATCCCTTTGCTCCTGCTGCCTTATCTTGCGATTAAGCCCATGAAGGCGAAGGAGTTGGACCGACTGCTGTATTCATATGCCAATATTGCTGTGCTTGTAGCGATTTACGGCATTATTCAGTATTTGACGGTCCCTCCCTGGGATGCCTTCTGGATGAATCATGTAGAAATGAATTCCATTGGCTTACCGGAGCCGCTTCAAATTAGAGTTTTCTCTTCCATGAACTCGCCCGGTCCCTGCGCTATTTTCCTGGCGATGGCCCTTGTACCAATGCTGATGGAAAAACGGTGGCGCGGCACTTTGGGATGGATTGGCATCCTGCTGACGGTTGTGTGTCTCCTGATCACGCTGGTACGCTCGGCCTGGCTGATTGCATTCGTCATGTTGCTGGCCTACATTCTCAGTTCATCCTCCAAGGGGAAATGGAAGACCTTGTTTCAACTGGCTATTGTCGGTCTTCTTCTCTATATGATTGTTCCCAAACTCCCGGGAGCAGAGGGACTGGTGGCCCGCATGCAGACATTGACGGATATTCAACAGGATCATTCGTATAATGAGCGCCTGGATTTGCTGAATACGATGATTCCGGCGGTTGTGGGCAATCCGGTCGGGCAGGGGATCGGGAGTGTAGGAATTGGAACCAAGCTGGATAACGGCGGCGATCTTGGCGAACTTGGAATTATGGATAATGGCTATATTGCCATTTTCCTCACCTTCGGTATTTTCGGAGCATTCTTTTTCTTCGGTGGCCTGTTCGTTATCATCAAGCGCCTCCTTGTCCGTATTGCCGAGCGAGATTCCACTCAGCCTTACATCAGACTGGCGCTGGCTACGTGGGCTGGAGCTGTAGCCAGTCTGATATCAGATAACGGTTTTCCTGGTATGCGCGGCTATCTGATCTGGATGATGATCGGAATAGGACTGTGGGCGAAAGATGTCATCGCGGAAAGAAGGTAA
- a CDS encoding sensor histidine kinase encodes MKLKKSAEDKMIFLYRYVSLSLTSLVFLFEQSRLIVWQKLLLIVFLFLSVTVFTWIYRKYRLHDMVLKCSIALETAGIILLLFPTGGMDSPFKWYVITPMLVACAHLSMRYSWTLLLSYIGLVLTFCYIFFTPGQYFLWDLVLQNINLFLVLIVTTMAMQVIGVMKDELKVAKEQANETMDHIKSIYHIMETTSHNEALNLGQVISDYTVKLTKQSRAFFWLDSQEEDAPESSQTGWTVEEEEQLFEVLGNYREEFREEREPFFKHLPEWGDFLMITVPMTTRFVATIGLQLGPDQSLTGRRWLVQQLIFLAELSAVFLERYELERVENQLIVRNEQNRIANEMHDNVSQSLFGIVYATHSLRQTWCHQPKEQVEEQIELIQQSANQAVRELKGAIHSLSSKKSGGSTWLGTVKSHLHTLSKLNHVQIDFDIHGDHYSLPYLYQKALFRIISEAAGNAIRHGLAKRIDVKLKLTPQVIRLSIHDDGVGFETARMVAGGEVVSAGGGLGMMNMEYLAQSMGGEFDISSRIGEGTQIRLSIPVNAYE; translated from the coding sequence ATGAAGTTGAAGAAGTCAGCAGAAGACAAAATGATTTTTTTGTACCGTTATGTATCACTATCTTTAACGTCACTTGTTTTTCTGTTCGAACAATCCAGATTAATCGTGTGGCAGAAGCTATTATTGATTGTGTTTCTATTTTTATCAGTTACAGTATTTACTTGGATTTACCGAAAGTACAGACTTCATGATATGGTATTGAAATGCAGTATTGCGTTAGAAACCGCAGGGATCATTTTGTTGCTGTTCCCGACGGGAGGGATGGATAGTCCGTTCAAATGGTATGTCATTACCCCTATGCTGGTGGCTTGTGCCCACCTATCTATGAGGTATAGTTGGACCCTCCTCCTTTCTTATATCGGCTTGGTACTCACATTTTGTTATATCTTTTTTACACCAGGTCAATATTTTTTATGGGATCTTGTACTGCAGAACATCAATTTGTTTTTGGTACTGATCGTAACCACCATGGCAATGCAGGTTATCGGAGTCATGAAAGACGAACTGAAGGTGGCAAAGGAACAAGCCAACGAGACGATGGATCATATCAAGTCGATTTACCACATCATGGAGACGACCAGTCACAATGAAGCGTTGAATCTGGGGCAGGTGATCTCGGACTATACCGTTAAGCTGACGAAGCAGAGCCGTGCATTTTTCTGGCTGGATAGTCAGGAGGAGGATGCGCCGGAAAGCAGTCAGACAGGCTGGACGGTAGAGGAAGAGGAGCAGCTGTTCGAGGTGCTGGGGAATTATCGGGAGGAATTCAGGGAAGAGCGCGAGCCATTTTTCAAACACCTGCCGGAATGGGGGGATTTTCTGATGATCACAGTACCGATGACGACCCGTTTTGTGGCGACGATTGGTCTTCAACTGGGTCCGGATCAAAGTCTGACAGGAAGACGCTGGCTTGTGCAGCAACTGATTTTCTTGGCCGAGCTGAGTGCGGTGTTTCTGGAGCGCTACGAGTTGGAACGTGTTGAAAATCAGCTGATTGTAAGGAACGAGCAAAATCGGATTGCGAATGAGATGCATGATAATGTGTCACAAAGTCTGTTTGGTATTGTGTACGCAACGCATTCTCTCCGGCAAACCTGGTGTCATCAGCCTAAGGAGCAGGTGGAGGAGCAAATCGAGCTAATTCAGCAATCGGCCAACCAAGCGGTCAGGGAGCTGAAAGGGGCAATTCATAGCCTAAGCTCGAAAAAAAGCGGAGGCTCAACTTGGTTAGGGACGGTGAAAAGCCATCTGCATACGCTCTCCAAGCTGAACCATGTACAAATTGACTTTGATATTCATGGTGATCATTATTCTCTTCCGTACTTGTATCAAAAGGCTTTGTTCCGCATCATTTCCGAAGCAGCGGGGAACGCAATCCGGCATGGATTGGCCAAACGAATTGATGTGAAGTTAAAATTGACGCCCCAAGTGATTAGACTGTCTATTCATGACGACGGAGTAGGGTTTGAGACGGCGAGAATGGTAGCAGGAGGTGAGGTGGTCAGTGCAGGCGGGGGCCTGGGCATGATGAATATGGAATATTTAGCTCAATCGATGGGAGGCGAATTTGATATTTCTAGTCGAATCGGAGAGGGAACACAAATCCGATTGTCCATTCCGGTAAATGCTTATGAATAG
- a CDS encoding O-antigen ligase family protein — protein MSNYPWTSRINTIQHVFIFLLGALAVGVAATYQPVVSIAAVCLLLLLVVSIHHPERISYAVLLSTAVSVDSLYQGGVFGIEILSLYKLGILALLVPCMLVYGIRLKFSYPVWALVIMLGITFGFSAWLPLLTTSIAVKAFVGLSLPFIFLLIQWKKDVADKHIRLISLLPIISVVIGLGLQTVGLHSFTDVEFTGAVRIQGANIPPHLAMLSFLGIAVSLIEIKRKPKQAAFYYTVLALNFLILIATGTRGPILALLLMFAVYLFDIARQYLKGRVNYLLPLAGSFLVALGAVALQWNNLKKRSFERETDTGIDLSGRSEAWEYFLNKVHDYPWSGRGLGAVTVANDGTLFNGFVVPHNEYIRFYFDTGYIGCGLLMLSLLVVFVLIYRSLAKSIKPYFASLIAGFLIYSFSDNTLSTVQMIIPFCWYLNTLYQTSTQTDFCKEK, from the coding sequence ATGAGTAATTATCCTTGGACTTCCAGAATAAACACCATACAGCATGTTTTTATTTTTCTGCTGGGCGCTCTTGCTGTAGGAGTTGCGGCTACTTATCAGCCTGTAGTCAGTATTGCTGCGGTATGCTTGCTGCTTCTACTGGTCGTTTCGATCCACCACCCGGAGCGCATCAGCTATGCGGTTTTGCTAAGTACAGCAGTATCGGTAGATTCCCTGTATCAGGGCGGTGTGTTTGGTATTGAGATTTTGTCATTGTATAAATTGGGCATTTTGGCTCTGCTGGTGCCTTGCATGCTCGTATATGGCATTCGTCTCAAGTTCAGCTATCCGGTCTGGGCGTTGGTAATCATGCTGGGGATTACATTTGGATTTTCAGCATGGCTGCCTTTGCTAACGACCTCGATTGCAGTGAAGGCATTCGTCGGATTGTCACTCCCCTTCATTTTTCTATTGATTCAGTGGAAAAAGGATGTGGCGGATAAGCATATCCGGCTGATCAGTCTACTGCCGATCATCAGTGTGGTCATTGGATTGGGCCTGCAGACCGTAGGGCTGCATTCGTTTACCGATGTGGAATTTACGGGCGCGGTGAGAATACAAGGAGCGAACATACCGCCGCATCTGGCGATGCTCTCCTTTCTCGGAATTGCCGTCTCTCTGATTGAGATCAAGCGCAAGCCGAAGCAAGCTGCCTTTTATTACACTGTACTGGCATTGAATTTTCTAATCTTGATCGCCACCGGTACACGTGGACCGATTCTGGCATTGCTGTTGATGTTTGCTGTGTATCTGTTTGATATTGCCCGTCAGTACCTCAAAGGTAGAGTCAATTATTTGCTACCGCTGGCCGGATCGTTTTTGGTTGCTCTGGGGGCGGTGGCCCTGCAATGGAACAATTTAAAAAAACGCTCCTTCGAGCGGGAGACCGATACAGGCATTGACCTGTCGGGGCGCTCGGAGGCATGGGAATATTTTTTGAACAAAGTACATGATTACCCGTGGTCAGGCAGAGGGCTGGGTGCAGTAACGGTCGCGAACGACGGGACGCTATTCAATGGCTTTGTTGTACCGCATAACGAGTATATACGCTTTTATTTTGACACGGGATATATCGGCTGCGGGCTATTAATGCTTTCATTGCTGGTCGTGTTCGTTCTCATTTACCGGTCGCTTGCCAAATCGATCAAACCTTATTTTGCAAGCTTAATTGCGGGCTTTCTGATCTATTCGTTTTCAGATAACACGTTGTCGACGGTTCAGATGATTATTCCGTTTTGCTGGTATTTGAACACGTTATACCAGACGTCCACCCAAACCGATTTTTGCAAAGAGAAGTGA
- a CDS encoding glycosyltransferase: MDAFKRCPAVSVVICTYNRADLLEKTLMSLLELEDLALAEIIVVDNRSTDHTAATIKRFSVAHGQDIHLRYHYEREQGLSAARNAGITLSRADVIAFLDDDAIPCVTWLQTIMAAFGNNPELTAMGGKIEPMFEVERPGWLTGPLELPYTIIDLGSAVREYPVGLNPFGANMAMRKTAFAAVMFPLHLGRKGDILLSGEESWVFEQIRKNGGTIMYHPHMAVKHFVPATRLTKEWIMNRYYCQGMSNAAQAAGLLGNVMLMAKTAAKVLYITVDSLLARTEGRKLLNRCRFESIRGTLDTLRNRKSESAAG; this comes from the coding sequence ATGGATGCATTCAAGCGATGTCCCGCAGTGTCCGTCGTTATTTGCACCTATAACCGGGCGGACCTGCTGGAGAAAACGTTAATGTCCCTGTTGGAGCTGGAGGACCTTGCGCTGGCCGAGATCATTGTGGTCGATAACCGATCCACCGATCATACAGCGGCAACGATCAAAAGATTTAGTGTTGCACATGGTCAGGATATTCACCTCCGATATCATTATGAGCGCGAACAAGGGTTGTCTGCTGCTCGTAATGCAGGCATTACGTTATCGAGAGCAGACGTCATTGCTTTTCTGGATGATGATGCGATCCCGTGTGTTACATGGCTGCAAACGATTATGGCGGCCTTCGGGAACAATCCCGAGCTGACGGCAATGGGTGGAAAAATTGAGCCTATGTTTGAGGTGGAACGACCGGGGTGGCTAACAGGACCGCTTGAGCTTCCTTACACGATTATTGATCTGGGGTCAGCGGTCCGCGAATATCCGGTGGGACTGAATCCGTTTGGAGCCAACATGGCTATGCGCAAAACGGCCTTTGCTGCCGTCATGTTCCCGCTTCACTTGGGCAGAAAAGGAGATATCCTTTTGTCTGGTGAAGAGTCGTGGGTATTTGAGCAAATTCGTAAAAATGGTGGGACGATCATGTACCATCCTCACATGGCTGTGAAGCATTTTGTTCCGGCTACACGATTAACGAAGGAATGGATCATGAACCGCTACTACTGTCAGGGCATGTCTAACGCTGCACAGGCCGCTGGCTTGCTCGGCAACGTCATGCTGATGGCAAAGACGGCGGCCAAAGTATTATACATCACGGTGGATTCCCTGCTGGCACGTACTGAGGGCAGGAAGCTGTTGAACCGATGCAGGTTTGAAAGTATTCGTGGGACGCTGGATACATTGCGCAACCGGAAAAGCGAGTCAGCTGCGGGGTGA
- a CDS encoding response regulator, with translation MKIVIVDDHPLVRKGLAAVISMQPNVQFAGEAQNQQEALVVIEETDPDLVLLDLKLADESGLDIIKVARGRGFRSKFILLTSSATREDFLKAEEASVDGYVLKEALPEELIYAIHLVNKGRKYYDPAILENKLREDAGNLTDDLTPKEKEVLVELGQGACNREIASRLFISEFTVKKHVSQILAKLRLADRTQAALYANAIGLAKYEPTNMMMR, from the coding sequence ATGAAAATTGTCATTGTCGATGATCATCCTTTGGTACGGAAAGGACTTGCTGCAGTTATATCCATGCAGCCCAATGTCCAGTTTGCGGGAGAGGCCCAGAATCAACAGGAAGCACTTGTAGTGATCGAGGAAACCGATCCGGACTTGGTGCTGCTAGATTTGAAGCTAGCGGACGAATCAGGTCTGGATATTATCAAGGTCGCGCGCGGGCGCGGGTTCAGAAGCAAATTTATTTTGCTGACCTCTTCTGCAACACGTGAAGATTTTCTGAAAGCGGAGGAAGCTTCCGTGGACGGCTATGTGCTTAAGGAGGCTTTGCCAGAGGAACTAATTTACGCGATTCACCTGGTCAACAAAGGACGCAAATATTATGATCCGGCTATTCTCGAAAACAAGCTGCGCGAGGATGCTGGCAATCTGACGGACGACCTGACACCGAAGGAAAAGGAAGTGTTGGTCGAACTGGGACAGGGCGCCTGCAACCGCGAAATTGCATCCCGGTTATTTATCAGTGAGTTTACTGTAAAAAAACATGTCAGTCAGATTCTGGCCAAGCTGCGGCTGGCAGATCGTACGCAGGCAGCGTTGTATGCCAATGCCATTGGTCTGGCGAAGTATGAGCCAACCAATATGATGATGCGCTGA
- a CDS encoding YveK family protein, whose amino-acid sequence MEKTILDYLVLIKKRLWLIAIFVILSCVTTYIVSNIVVKPVYSASSQLLVNHISGKQGSNNLNDVNTSLNLVESYKQILTSPKIMEAVVTTHPEFGLTQEKLAEKLQIKSSDKSQVIGLTFEAGSYPQAAAVVNAVAQKFVQTVPGLMELNNVKILNEADPQANPDPINGNPLMNIAISLLVSLMIALGTIVFLESINGTLRSEKEADADIGLPVIASIPVIRKKDTDGATGNSKERVGERKYAAIE is encoded by the coding sequence GTGGAGAAAACCATTTTGGATTATCTGGTCCTGATCAAAAAAAGATTGTGGCTGATTGCGATTTTTGTCATCCTCTCATGCGTGACGACTTACATTGTGAGCAATATTGTCGTGAAGCCAGTCTATTCTGCTTCAAGCCAACTGCTGGTTAATCATATTTCCGGCAAGCAGGGAAGCAACAATCTGAATGACGTCAACACAAGTCTTAATTTGGTGGAAAGCTACAAGCAAATTCTCACTTCACCTAAAATTATGGAGGCTGTCGTAACGACTCATCCTGAGTTCGGTTTGACGCAGGAAAAGCTGGCAGAAAAGCTCCAGATTAAATCCTCGGATAAAAGTCAGGTTATCGGCTTGACGTTTGAGGCAGGTAGCTATCCACAAGCCGCAGCTGTTGTCAACGCGGTAGCCCAGAAATTCGTGCAGACGGTTCCTGGATTGATGGAATTGAATAATGTGAAAATTTTGAATGAAGCGGACCCACAGGCCAATCCTGACCCGATTAATGGAAATCCGCTCATGAATATTGCGATTAGTCTCCTCGTATCGCTGATGATTGCGCTGGGCACGATTGTGTTCCTGGAAAGCATTAACGGTACGCTGCGGTCGGAAAAAGAGGCAGATGCAGATATCGGCCTTCCGGTGATTGCATCTATACCGGTCATCCGCAAGAAGGACACCGACGGGGCCACCGGAAATTCTAAAGAACGAGTAGGGGAGCGTAAATATGCTGCGATTGAATGA
- a CDS encoding WecB/TagA/CpsF family glycosyltransferase, whose amino-acid sequence MSRVNMFDVNFDNYDFNDLLEFIDTSIVHQRHSYILTCNVDHVIKLRKDDEFRKVYSDAGAVVADGMPIIWASKLLKKPLKQKVSGSDLFTRLGEAFEDRGYRLFFLGAADGIPEKAMRNLQESYPNMNVVGCYSPSYGFEKNEEENRHIVRLLQEARPDIVFVGVGAPKQEKWIYRYYETYRAPISIGVGATFDFLSGNVKRAPKLMQKTGFEWFWRLSQEPKRLWKRYLIEDSQFLVLLFKEMFKQERMKGGQG is encoded by the coding sequence ATGAGCAGAGTGAACATGTTCGATGTCAACTTTGATAATTACGATTTTAACGATTTACTCGAATTTATAGATACTTCTATTGTACATCAGCGTCATTCCTACATTTTGACCTGTAATGTCGATCATGTAATCAAGCTTCGCAAGGATGATGAATTCCGCAAGGTATATTCGGACGCAGGAGCTGTAGTGGCCGATGGAATGCCTATCATATGGGCGTCCAAGTTGCTGAAAAAGCCTCTCAAGCAAAAGGTGTCGGGATCAGATTTGTTCACCCGGCTGGGAGAGGCATTTGAGGATCGAGGCTATCGACTGTTTTTTCTGGGTGCGGCTGACGGTATACCGGAGAAGGCCATGCGCAACCTCCAGGAATCGTATCCGAATATGAATGTGGTGGGCTGCTACTCTCCTTCCTATGGCTTTGAGAAAAATGAGGAAGAGAACAGACACATTGTCCGCTTGCTTCAAGAGGCTCGCCCAGACATTGTTTTTGTTGGCGTAGGCGCACCCAAACAGGAAAAATGGATTTACAGATATTATGAGACTTACCGCGCTCCGATTTCGATTGGGGTGGGGGCAACCTTTGATTTTCTGTCTGGAAATGTGAAGAGGGCACCGAAGCTGATGCAGAAGACGGGATTTGAATGGTTTTGGCGGTTGTCTCAGGAGCCCAAACGCTTGTGGAAAAGATATTTGATTGAGGATTCACAGTTTCTTGTGCTGCTGTTTAAGGAAATGTTCAAGCAGGAGCGGATGAAGGGAGGTCAGGGGTGA
- a CDS encoding sugar transferase, with the protein MSMENLPEDGEAVMSGKAFYMPYGNTQIQDKTSYLVTKRLLDMLLSFVGLIVLLPLFVVVGVLIKLEDPKGSVFFKQIRVGKNEKLFNMYKFRSMVSNAEELKNDLMELNEVSGAMFKIKNDPRITKIGSFLRKTSIDEIPQLWNVLVGDMTLVGPRPPLPSEVEQYSDYDKQRLIVTPGCTGYWQVSARNSVGFDEMVQMDLKYIHARNTWLDLKIIMKTGVKMLFSKDAY; encoded by the coding sequence ATGAGCATGGAAAATTTACCGGAGGACGGCGAGGCTGTCATGTCAGGTAAAGCGTTTTACATGCCATACGGAAATACACAAATTCAGGATAAAACGTCTTACCTGGTCACAAAGCGTCTCCTTGATATGCTGCTGTCTTTCGTGGGTTTGATCGTCTTGCTTCCGCTTTTTGTGGTGGTGGGTGTGCTGATTAAGCTCGAAGATCCAAAGGGAAGCGTGTTTTTCAAGCAAATTCGGGTGGGCAAGAATGAGAAGTTATTCAACATGTATAAATTCCGTTCAATGGTGTCCAATGCCGAGGAGCTGAAAAACGATTTGATGGAGCTGAATGAAGTGAGCGGCGCCATGTTCAAAATTAAAAACGACCCTCGGATTACGAAGATCGGCAGCTTTTTGCGCAAGACGAGTATTGATGAGATTCCGCAGCTGTGGAACGTATTGGTCGGGGACATGACTTTAGTGGGTCCTCGCCCCCCACTGCCCAGCGAGGTTGAGCAATACTCCGATTATGACAAGCAACGCCTGATTGTAACACCGGGCTGTACCGGCTACTGGCAGGTGAGCGCACGTAACAGCGTTGGCTTCGATGAAATGGTGCAAATGGATTTGAAGTATATTCATGCTCGCAATACGTGGCTCGATCTTAAAATCATCATGAAAACAGGCGTTAAAATGCTGTTCTCCAAGGATGCTTACTGA
- a CDS encoding CpsD/CapB family tyrosine-protein kinase produces the protein MLRLNDMLITESNPSSYISESFRSLRTYIRQQVIGHKDRGTVLLLTSPESGAGKTTLLANIGVTFAQEGKKVALVDCNLHKPALHEIFGMENTGGLSAYLRGGASSKSIVRHGGLELSIVPGGDTLYNAADLLGSERMTELLEELKREYDIILLDSAPALNYTDARLVAGLTDGVILVAKHGRTKRDDLRKTKQLMEQASATLVGIVMNQVK, from the coding sequence ATGCTGCGATTGAATGACATGTTGATTACAGAAAGCAATCCTTCATCGTATATCTCCGAATCATTTCGTTCCCTCCGTACATACATCCGGCAGCAGGTGATTGGACACAAGGACCGCGGAACGGTTCTACTGCTGACCTCGCCGGAAAGCGGAGCGGGCAAAACAACCCTGCTTGCCAATATCGGGGTCACTTTTGCACAAGAAGGCAAGAAAGTGGCTTTGGTGGATTGCAATCTGCACAAACCGGCGTTGCACGAGATATTCGGAATGGAGAATACCGGAGGTTTATCGGCTTATTTGCGCGGCGGCGCTTCTTCCAAATCGATCGTTAGACATGGTGGGCTGGAGCTATCAATTGTTCCCGGTGGAGACACCCTGTATAACGCAGCAGATCTGCTGGGCAGCGAACGCATGACAGAGCTGCTGGAAGAGCTAAAACGTGAATACGACATTATCCTGCTCGATTCGGCTCCGGCGTTGAACTACACGGATGCGCGCCTGGTTGCAGGCTTGACGGATGGTGTGATTCTCGTCGCTAAACACGGCCGAACCAAACGTGATGATCTACGCAAAACAAAGCAACTCATGGAGCAGGCCAGTGCAACACTGGTTGGAATTGTGATGAATCAGGTGAAGTAG
- the galU gene encoding UTP--glucose-1-phosphate uridylyltransferase GalU produces the protein MKRVKKAIIPAAGLGTRFLPATKAMPKEMLPIINKPTIQYIVEEAIASGIEDIIIVTGKGKRAIEDHFDNAFELESKLLEDGKLKLLEEVQRSSGVEIHYIRQKEPKGLGHAVWCARRFIGDEPFGVLLGDDIVTGQKPCLRQLMDQYEETQNSVIGVQRVPMEFTNRYGIIEPDQQDGRLYRVNNFIEKPAPGTAPSDLAIMGRYVFSPKIFKYLDLQEKGAGGEIQLTDAIQKLNQSERVYAYDFEGTRYDVGERLGYILTTLEFALASDDLKYPVMEAMNEWLKKTEKATTAG, from the coding sequence ATGAAGAGAGTGAAAAAAGCCATTATTCCAGCAGCAGGGTTGGGTACACGCTTCCTCCCTGCGACAAAAGCGATGCCGAAGGAAATGCTTCCGATCATCAATAAGCCCACGATTCAATATATCGTTGAGGAAGCCATTGCTTCTGGTATTGAGGACATTATTATCGTTACAGGTAAAGGCAAGCGTGCGATTGAGGATCACTTTGACAACGCTTTTGAGCTGGAATCGAAGCTGCTGGAGGACGGCAAGCTGAAGCTTCTGGAGGAAGTACAGCGCTCTTCGGGAGTGGAAATTCACTACATTCGCCAGAAAGAACCTAAAGGTCTGGGGCATGCGGTATGGTGCGCAAGACGTTTTATCGGGGACGAGCCGTTCGGTGTATTGCTGGGCGATGATATCGTAACAGGTCAGAAGCCTTGCCTGCGTCAGCTGATGGATCAGTATGAGGAAACACAAAATTCCGTGATCGGCGTGCAGCGGGTTCCGATGGAATTCACGAACCGCTATGGCATCATTGAACCGGACCAGCAGGACGGACGTTTGTACCGAGTGAACAATTTTATAGAAAAACCGGCTCCAGGCACAGCTCCATCCGACTTGGCTATTATGGGTCGCTATGTGTTCTCGCCGAAAATTTTCAAATATCTCGATCTTCAGGAAAAAGGAGCTGGCGGTGAAATTCAGTTGACGGATGCAATCCAAAAGCTGAATCAGAGCGAGCGCGTGTACGCTTATGATTTTGAAGGTACACGTTATGACGTAGGTGAGCGCCTCGGATATATTCTAACCACACTTGAATTTGCACTCGCCAGCGATGATCTGAAGTATCCGGTTATGGAGGCCATGAATGAATGGTTAAAAAAGACCGAAAAAGCAACTACAGCAGGTTGA